The genomic interval ATGTAACATCAGTTATCCAGTACTGGTTTGTCACTAGCAGTGAAGCTCGCATACAgggaaagagagacagagagcaCGGGACCGGGGTATAGTGTATACGTGGCTGACGAAGACTTCTCGTAGTCGACTCAGCCCATACCGTCTCACGATCATTCTTTCGAGTCTCTGGTCAAAACGACTAAAATCTTGTGACGAAAAAATGATCTTGCATGCATCGTGACATATTCAGCATTACAGCTCTTTCAAACTTACCGTGGTGTCTTCGAAAATACAAAATTCTTAGTACTTTCAGGGTTGGTACACAGTTCGATTGTAAAGGCAAGAGCAAAACAACTATATCACACTGAAATTTCCCGCTAAATGTCACCACGCATGCGTACTAACAATATCTTGTTCCCACAATGCCATGCGAAAAACTAACCAAAAACAAAAGCAATACAGCATGCATCTCACGCCGATGAGGGCGGAAATTTGCATCGTACTACGTGCGACACACATGACAAATCTTAGTCTGTGGTTCGCGGGGAAATCTCCTTATACAATCCTTGTCTGTGCATAGTATAGGCCAGTTATTTGAAGTTAGGCAATACCGAAATCATGTTCCTTTTTGTCTAATTTTTAACTTATTTGAAGTATGCCCTGgctattaattttcattttgtcttaCCAACTCCAAATGgtcaacttgtattttttttcaggcTATCTTTAGTGTTGTTCAgtttcacattgtttggctCGCACAGTGCACTTTTTAGATCATTTACATATGGGGTAAAATACATAAGAATGCATATTCATACcaattacagattttttaaGTGATCTTGAAATATATTATGTAGGATAAGGCAGTTCGTGACGAGAGATGATTATTTTCATTCGAATgatgctaatatatatatatatatcttatagcagattgatactcaccgagttatatatatatatatatatatatatatatatatatatatatatatatatatatatatatatatatatatatatatatattaaataaatatgtgtgtgtgtgtgtgtgtgtgtgtgtgtgtgtgtgtgtactgtgtgtgtgtttggacTCTCACACATAGAATCGACTTCGCTTGAACTGTTGTTATTGCAAAAAATTCTATCTCCGAATTTCTTTTGACGCTATTCATTGGCAGCAAACTACGCATAATCaatcaaaatgatacatatgAACAACACTTCGTATCATTACAtttaaaataactttattttaacATCGCTCACTTCTTCAGTATATATATTGCAGTTACATGATTGTGAATCTGTAATATACTTTTcccaaatataaaaatatatacaattgcAAGGATTTACCATAGAACaagtcatacatttttttcatgataAAGGTTATGACATTCTCCTAGGAAACATTCGGGTATAAGCTATGTAACAGTCACTGTGAAATAAATGTAAGAACGGCAGTGTTTCCATCAGCACCATAATAATCGAGATTTATAGGAGAAACTTGTCATCTCTCAAAACGTTTGTATCAGTATTGAGATTTAAACGTCCAGTCAgactttttgttttatatttgccTTTCGTACACTTTTATTGATTGCTGCTACCGACTaaatgattttgggtgataaaatagcaacTGGGTAACtcattcaactttgaaatctcgAAATCTTTAAtctttgaattttttgaaaaatataccTTAGATGTATTATGAGATTTTGGGAGTTTCCTGCAGGGGTTTGTTGGGAAAACCTAGTAGGCAAATCCATCATCACATTGACCACAATCTCGCTGCCTTGAATTGAATGACAGAGCACACCTAAGTGCAGCTTGAGTATGACTTCATAGcaagatttcaaaattgaataaattaccAGGGTGTTATTCATCACCAAAAATCACATGTAAGTTGATAACAATTGTAGTCAACACATGTGTACTAAAAGCAAGTCCGGTTGAACTTTTTCCTTTAACGAATAAAAGTTCGTCACATTCATTGGACGGAGAGTTTATTTctgtactgacttaaaacttaACAGTACTGCTCTTCAAAATATGACGTGAAGGTTTATCTCCCGCGTTTCACATCCTATGCATTATTTCGGCTATTATGTCTCTCCGACTCATTTCTGGCAATTCAAGCAGTTTTAAAAGACTTCCGATATCGGCGTTAGGATCTGTTCCCCAGTCTCGTAGCAGAGCATCGCATGGATCGGATTCCCTGGATAAAATGTGAACTTCTCGTGCCGTTTTACCTAAAACAGCTGAGGagtaaaattgacaaaaaatagtCAAATATTATTATATGGTCAATCAATAAAAACACAACGTTTACAGCCTGTATCATAGTAGTGTTCGTTGGCTTTATGAGACACGACCACGTAGACACCAATAAaaaaaactgcacatgctacttttaagatagcaagactgaatgaatagtttcttactacattttgtctatataaataaaatgaagaGATTTGACGCCATATACAGACATCAAACGCAGACGTCAAGACTAGTGTAGACATAAGTCTCAGAACAAAATTACTAGTAAAAATgttagaaattgaaaaaaaaatcaattcactgagatatacaaattgaaaacgtcggaaattcaaaatcaatcaGGAGCACAAAATAACCACCGTAATCTGagctttaaaaaatatataataaaaaatctgTGTCTGGGTTGATCTTGACTATGTCCTATGAGTGATCAACAGTGAGGATCAATTCATCAAAGGTAAATTAAGGgattcaaattgaaaacaagaaaCGTATGGAGATTGGAAATCTAGAATCTAATCAATTTGAAGTCCTATATCTGAATCTACGATTACGTCACTTACCGGCCAAGCCAGTCCAGTCTTTCCCCAGAGTCTGATTGACATTGAGGTCGTTGCAAATCAGACGGTATACATCGTGTTGGACATTCAGAATATGGGTATCTCTAGTCAGTGAACGAGACACGATTCCCCCAGCTGACCGCCTACATCTCCGAAGAGTCGCTTCCTCATACGcctgaaacaaaaacattttcaaacatgaATGTCAATTGTTTCAAAAGCATTGCAAGGGGAAAATTGTGACGATATACGGACTTTGTACGGCGAGCATAAAAACGGAACTGACCGAAATAAATTCGTTCCAAGTATATATCCGGCATATTGTCACAAATTACACCTGCTCAGAACAAAACCCCATACCGTAGGCAGAACACACCCTTACGCCCACGTCACCAAGACGAGACGGACATAcggaatataatgtatacaacggATCTCAGAGACTTATTGGAAACGGAAGTTGTATCCGTACCTTTCCATCACGTAGTTCTATTCTTCTTCCATTACACCAACACGTCATTGGTTCTGATATACCTAAACCACTGTCAGTTGTACGTGTAAACAACCTGAGGACATGAACTGCTGACTGTAAGAACAAAACGAGGGAGAAATATTAAATGAGAGATGGACCGACAACTCCCCATCCCGACAACTTACATATTTGAATTGAAAGGCACTAGTTGATAAATCAATTTATCGAACACCCACCCCTCAAAGTGGttatccaatcaatcaatcaatcaatcaatcaatcaatcaatcaatcaatcaatcaatcaatcaatcaatcaatcagatcAAATAGTCAGTCCGGTAGACagtctacctacccacctacctaccaattgcatccaaccaaccaataaacTAACCAGCCAGCCACTCACCCACATACCCTCTAAACCAATTGAtcgatcaaccaaccaaccaaccaaccaaccaaccaaccaatcaatcaatcaatcaatcaatcaatgtcagTCTCTAACCCAGTTGTTACCTTGttaaaacacccccccccccaaaaaaagaagaagctaAAATCATACCACATACCTCATTTCTTGCCCCTTTCTTGAACTCATGTGGTGATTGACAGGGACATTTTGGTCCCATGGTATACTGGCACTGCTCAAAATCCCTTCCCACAATCCTTTGCAATCTGTCTTGCATACTGTTTATTGCTGGCACTGCTGTATAACCGGGTGCTGAACGAATCACTATTTCAAACATATTAAGTTCAGACAgtagttttaatttatatatgaCATGTTCACTGAATTTAAAACTACCAAAGTCACTGAAAATGTTCAAATCGAGCTCCCCATTTTCTGGGTTGAAGTCGTGATCATATCGAATACACTGGCACAACAGTCTGAGAAATACCGACATTGGACAGAATAAGCCAAAGTCGACGTAGAGGGCAGTGTCTTCAGATTTGGTTTCCCAATCGGAGTAATGTACTTCAGAGTTAAACTTTGGTAACAGTTTTGGTACGGCGTAAACACTCCTGACGGCGGTGCAAACGCCTCCAATCGACAAGTGCTCCGTAGTAATGTCTTCATCGTCAGCACTAGGTTTTTTTATTGAAGGTATAGGGCAAATAAGATCGTTCATTTGTAGCAACTTGAGTACTGAATTAGCAGCACACTTGACGGTCTCATCTTGCGTAGATTTGCTCTGTGATTGTAGAATACTTTCCACTATGTGTTTTATCAGGCTTTCTCGCCCTAATCCCGTTTGTTTGAGTTCATCCCATTGGTCTTTGAATCCATACTCCTGCTTTGATCGTTCGGGAATGTTAACAATGGCGGCCATAACGTCGACGAGAAACTTCGGATCAAATactattttttctttcaatttgtcGTCGTTTGCCTGGTAGATAATTTCTCCAATGTTTTGGAAGAAGTTTAACATTTCTACGAATTCTTCTTCCGTCTTCATCTTGTACATTGGATTTTCGAGCGACTTTTCCAGGAACAGATGATAGTTGCCAACATAATTGCCACTTTCCCGTTGGTTTCTTATTTCCTTTAGGAAAGCCCAGTACTTTATAGGCCACTCTTTCGTCATAAATTCCGCATTCCTTGCTCTACTCCAGACCTCTTCTCTCAACGTTTGAAGATCGCAGTCTACTACCGATCTTTCAACCGAGTTTTCAATCTGAAACAACGGCGAATTGTTACTGTCATTCCAAACGACTATATTGTAAAATTTTCTGGGAAGCCGACTCGTTATGTCGCTGACAATTCTGTTCCGGTCGGCTGTAGTCACTGAATCTCTGTGTGTACCGACGAGAAAGATTGACGCATTTTGATGTTCGACATGGCTTTCAATGGAATGCAGCCAATAAAGTATGATTTTGAAAGTGCCGGCCATGTCTGAAACCGCCTCTTGTAAATtgaacacaattatatatatagaatgACTGTGCATGAAGATATGGTGGGCGAAGTGATAGAGTGGGTGTCCGGCAAAGTCACGGATTGTAAGCTTAGTTCGTTTCCTAGGCAACACGCTCGCCTTTATCAAGTGACTAGATTTGATGGCACAAGGAGAAGCGCCTCTCTCTTTCTTTGATGTTGCTGTGGGTGGAGTGGAGAAGATGTGAAATAATTCTACCATAATAACGAAGGACACGGCGACAATATAGTGCGAGATCTTGTCCCCTGGCCATTTCCATCCACATATTAGAGCTAATAAGTATCCTGGTGGAATTCCAGCTACATATGTAAAGAATCTCCAGCTTTGTTTCCCAAGCTTAGCTTTCAGGGTGCCTAAAACACTGACGTATAACTGTCTTCCAATCACCAGTCCATATCCATGAGTAATTCCCACTCCGAGTCCTATCAAAAAACTGTATAACCACTTCTTGTCGGCGCTATTACGATGAATGATGGCAATTGCAGGGATGATGACGTAAGAATGGAATCCAGCCTCTTTGTGTCCCCCAAGCCCGACAAGCGTCCCAATCATGAAGAGGAACACATGATAGATGCCCTCAACGTTGAGATATTCAAAATCAGCATCGATGCATGTAGGGGGCACCATGACACACAGCGAAATAGCCATACCTGTACCAAGAGATGCCCCGAATGATGGTCCCACGAAACTGTCGATCATAACCCCGAAGAAGAAACTCGCACACAAGGCTATCATTGCTCCGTAAGAGTCAGATACGTAGGATATGGACTCGTGCATTTTCCAATGAATAACGGCATCTGAGAAAACAGCTAAAGCGTATATACCTATTGAAATGCCAAATCCATCCCTCACACCGAAGGCCAGTGCAGAAAGTCCGAAGATACTCATAAGTAATATTGCAAACCATGGAACAGCGTCCGAGAAACCAAATCTCATCCCTACGTAATAAAGGAACATTTTCGTCAATGTTATCAAGAGTATCTTCAACATACATTTTGCGTATTGGAACGCCTTTTGGTGAACTTTTGATAGTCTTTTTGGTTTTAATATTCTCAATGTATGTTCTCCGACGGCCTCTTCGAACTCGTTGCTTGTATCATTGGTTATCACTTCCCAGGCGTCATTCACACTGTTAGCGTCAACTAGATCGTGATCGATGCCGACAGTGCTTTCTTCCCGAGGATTGAATTCTTGCCTAGTCAGAGACTTCCGTAGGCTAGTCTTACCCTGTCTTTCCTTACCCACTATGTTAACTATACTTCTGTGACAACGTTCTTTCCCAGTTTCTATGGCAACCTCCTGTGCTTTTAGACCTTCTGGTCCCGTGACGTAGCCAGCTCCAGGTGTTAACCCCATTTCGTAAATAGCTTGGCTTTCCTTGGCCATAATTGCACACCAGGCCAATTATTTCAGAAATTCTggaaaacaaacacagacaaatatTAGTTTAGTGTGTTTGAAAAACTATACCGTACATTTGATTTAACTTTGTGCTGCCTACGTGCTGGTTGAGAGGTACTACATGGTATGTTTACGTACCAAAAAAGGTAAAATTCGCACCTGGTCCAGTTGTAGCCCACTTGTCAAATCGCGATGTCATTCAACTACCAGAACCAATATTAGTAAGCCAACAACGGAGTTTTAACCTTGGTCTCTGCAGCgcaaatacaaacatatacaatttacatttcaaatttctcCGAAAACAAAACTTGGTTATAAACAAGTCAACGCCACCTAGTACCTGTGTATTTCTGTCCCAATTACCTCACTTATACAAATCAACCACACCTGTGTACTTTTACTGGATAGaccttgaaataaaaaatctggcTATTTATTCTGAcgataaatatgtttacaagcTACTACAAACCCACCACATACACGTCACATTCttgtacacacacacgtgtacatgtacatgtacatgccagCAGGGCATGCCAGATATCGCTGGGTCAGTTCAGTGAACTCCCCTCACCTTGGGGGCGCTGTATTCTCGTGACCTCGCTGACCTCTACCCTGCTTCAAGTTTGACACTGACAGAGCCTTGGGAAATTTACTGAAAAAAGCCCCTCAAACATCCCTAGTCCGATAACTACAAAACCTGTGTTTTGCGGCCCAACAGAAATATACTTTAAGGGAGATTTGTTGCCTTTTCCGTAACCGACTGACCAGTGCATTAAAGTTCGAGTATGGGGAATACATTTTCTTTCTCAAAAATTCGTCCTGTGCCTGTCGCCCTCttactttgtttcatttttgatacaaatttcaagagaaatgtttttttcccaAAATATTCTCTAGCAACACAAGCGTGGCGGAT from Glandiceps talaboti chromosome 3, keGlaTala1.1, whole genome shotgun sequence carries:
- the LOC144454004 gene encoding uncharacterized protein LOC144454004, which encodes MAKESQAIYEMGLTPGAGYVTGPEGLKAQEVAIETGKERCHRSIVNIVGKERQGKTSLRKSLTRQEFNPREESTVGIDHDLVDANSVNDAWEVITNDTSNEFEEAVGEHTLRILKPKRLSKVHQKAFQYAKCMLKILLITLTKMFLYYVGMRFGFSDAVPWFAILLMSIFGLSALAFGVRDGFGISIGIYALAVFSDAVIHWKMHESISYVSDSYGAMIALCASFFFGVMIDSFVGPSFGASLGTGMAISLCVMVPPTCIDADFEYLNVEGIYHVFLFMIGTLVGLGGHKEAGFHSYVIIPAIAIIHRNSADKKWLYSFLIGLGVGITHGYGLVIGRQLYVSVLGTLKAKLGKQSWRFFTYVAGIPPGYLLALICGWKWPGDKISHYIVAVSFVIMVELFHIFSTPPTATSKKERGASPCAIKSSHLIKASVLPRKRTKLTIRDFAGHPLYHFAHHIFMHSHSIYIIVFNLQEAVSDMAGTFKIILYWLHSIESHVEHQNASIFLVGTHRDSVTTADRNRIVSDITSRLPRKFYNIVVWNDSNNSPLFQIENSVERSVVDCDLQTLREEVWSRARNAEFMTKEWPIKYWAFLKEIRNQRESGNYVGNYHLFLEKSLENPMYKMKTEEEFVEMLNFFQNIGEIIYQANDDKLKEKIVFDPKFLVDVMAAIVNIPERSKQEYGFKDQWDELKQTGLGRESLIKHIVESILQSQSKSTQDETVKCAANSVLKLLQMNDLICPIPSIKKPSADDEDITTEHLSIGGVCTAVRSVYAVPKLLPKFNSEVHYSDWETKSEDTALYVDFGLFCPMSVFLRLLCQCIRYDHDFNPENGELDLNIFSDFGSFKFSEHVIYKLKLLSELNMFEIVIRSAPGYTAVPAINSMQDRLQRIVGRDFEQCQYTMGPKCPCQSPHEFKKGARNESAVHVLRLFTRTTDSGLGISEPMTCWCNGRRIELRDGKAYEEATLRRCRRSAGGIVSRSLTRDTHILNVQHDVYRLICNDLNVNQTLGKDWTGLAAVLGKTAREVHILSRESDPCDALLRDWGTDPNADIGSLLKLLELPEMSRRDIIAEIMHRM